A genomic stretch from Hymenobacter psoromatis includes:
- a CDS encoding Fis family transcriptional regulator has protein sequence MPRILIIDDEKAIRNTLKEILEFEDYQVDQAEDGPAGLDLLIQQKYDVVLCDIKMPKMDGLEVLERARTLAPDATFIMVSAHGNIETAVDATKKGAFDFIAKPLDLNRLLVTVRNALERTKLTSETKTLKKKLATTKGSEMIGGSAGLGAVRKAIEKVAPTDARVLITGPNGAGKEMVARQLHQLSPRANGPLVEVNCAAIPSELIESELFGHEKGSFTSAVKQRIGKFEQADGGTLFLDEIGDMSLSAQAKVLRALQEHKITRVGGEKEISVNVRVLAATNKDLLQEIADKNFREDLYHRLSVILIQVPSLNERREDIPELVQKFLQDIAADYGNKPKKISADALTYLQSLDWRGNIRELRNVVERLVIMSDATIEEADAKAFAGK, from the coding sequence GTGCCCCGCATTCTCATCATCGACGACGAAAAGGCCATCCGCAACACCCTCAAGGAAATTCTGGAGTTTGAAGACTACCAGGTGGACCAGGCCGAGGACGGGCCGGCGGGGCTTGATTTATTGATTCAGCAGAAGTACGACGTGGTGCTCTGCGACATCAAAATGCCCAAGATGGACGGCCTCGAAGTGCTGGAGCGCGCCCGCACCCTGGCCCCGGACGCGACGTTTATCATGGTATCGGCCCACGGCAACATCGAAACCGCCGTGGACGCCACCAAGAAGGGCGCGTTTGACTTCATCGCCAAGCCACTCGACCTCAACCGCCTGCTCGTGACGGTGCGCAACGCGCTGGAACGCACGAAGTTGACCTCCGAAACCAAGACACTCAAGAAGAAGCTTGCCACCACCAAGGGCTCTGAGATGATTGGCGGCTCGGCCGGCCTGGGCGCCGTGCGCAAGGCCATTGAAAAAGTCGCGCCCACCGATGCGCGCGTGCTCATCACCGGCCCCAACGGCGCGGGTAAGGAAATGGTGGCGCGGCAGCTGCACCAGCTCAGCCCCCGCGCCAACGGCCCGCTGGTGGAAGTCAACTGCGCCGCCATTCCTTCAGAATTAATTGAGAGCGAGCTATTTGGCCACGAAAAAGGCTCGTTTACCTCGGCCGTGAAGCAGCGCATCGGCAAGTTTGAGCAAGCCGACGGCGGCACGCTTTTCCTGGACGAAATCGGCGATATGAGCCTTTCGGCCCAGGCCAAGGTGTTGCGCGCCTTGCAGGAGCACAAAATCACGCGGGTGGGCGGCGAAAAGGAGATTTCGGTGAACGTGCGCGTGCTGGCCGCCACCAACAAGGACCTTTTGCAGGAAATTGCCGACAAGAACTTTCGCGAGGACCTCTACCACCGCCTGTCGGTGATTCTCATCCAGGTGCCGTCCCTCAACGAGCGCCGCGAGGATATTCCCGAGCTGGTGCAGAAATTTTTGCAGGACATTGCCGCCGACTACGGCAATAAGCCCAAGAAAATCTCGGCCGACGCGCTGACCTACCTGCAAAGCCTCGACTGGCGCGGCAACATCCGCGAGCTGCGCAACGTGGTGGAGCGCTTGGTTATCATGAGCGACGCTACGATTGAAGAAGCTGACGCTAAGGCGTTTGCGGGCAAATAA
- a CDS encoding cupin, giving the protein MTHSTLAFRPATDLIWEKMTPGVRRTLVAYNDDLMLVKVEFEAGAVGALHHHVHSQISYIESGEFTVTVGEETRILYAGDSFYAAPNVPHGVVARQAGTLLDSFSPAREDFLPPTK; this is encoded by the coding sequence ATGACTCATTCAACCCTTGCTTTCCGACCAGCCACCGACCTCATCTGGGAGAAGATGACACCCGGCGTCCGCCGCACGTTAGTGGCTTATAACGATGACCTTATGCTGGTCAAAGTAGAGTTTGAGGCCGGCGCGGTGGGCGCGCTGCACCACCATGTGCATAGCCAGATTTCGTACATCGAGAGCGGCGAGTTTACCGTGACGGTGGGCGAGGAAACCCGCATCCTGTACGCCGGCGACTCGTTCTACGCCGCTCCCAACGTGCCGCACGGCGTGGTGGCCCGGCAGGCCGGCACGCTGCTCGACTCGTTCAGCCCCGCGCGCGAAGATTTCCTACCCCCCACCAAATAA